In a single window of the Acinetobacter sp. CS-2 genome:
- the wrbA gene encoding NAD(P)H:quinone oxidoreductase, with protein sequence MQSYVLVLYYSKYGSTKEMAHLIANGVESAGMTVKIRTVPNLSTVVKQAEPSIPEEGDIYCTLDDLANCSGLALGSPTRFGNMASEMKYFWDQTTSLWLNGALHQKPACVFTSSGSMHGGQESTLLTMLPPLFHHGMMIMGLPNANPALSNTKSGGTPYGASHVSGPRHDLGLSQDEKVLCEEQGKRLGEVVKKLQAN encoded by the coding sequence ATGCAGTCTTATGTCTTGGTTTTATATTACAGCAAATATGGCTCAACCAAAGAAATGGCACATTTAATTGCCAATGGTGTTGAATCTGCAGGTATGACGGTAAAAATTCGTACGGTACCCAACCTATCCACTGTGGTGAAACAGGCTGAGCCAAGTATTCCAGAGGAAGGGGATATTTATTGTACCCTGGATGATTTGGCCAATTGTTCAGGTCTGGCTTTGGGTTCACCTACACGCTTTGGCAATATGGCCTCCGAGATGAAGTATTTCTGGGATCAGACCACCAGTCTTTGGCTGAATGGGGCTTTACATCAAAAACCGGCCTGTGTCTTTACTTCATCGGGTTCGATGCATGGCGGACAGGAAAGTACATTACTGACTATGCTTCCACCTCTGTTTCATCATGGTATGATGATTATGGGCCTGCCGAATGCCAACCCGGCATTATCCAATACCAAGTCGGGTGGCACGCCCTATGGTGCCAGTCATGTCAGCGGTCCGCGCCATGATCTGGGTTTAAGCCAGGACGAAAAAGTCTTGTGTGAAGAGCAGGGGAAACGCCTGGGCGAAGTGGTTAAAAAATTGCAGGCAAACTGA
- the tnpB gene encoding IS66 family insertion sequence element accessory protein TnpB (TnpB, as the term is used for proteins encoded by IS66 family insertion elements, is considered an accessory protein, since TnpC, encoded by a neighboring gene, is a DDE family transposase.) yields the protein MIRIDEIWLSTQPMDMRAGMDTAMAQIMKAFGSIKPHCAYLFCNKRGHRMKVLVHDGLGIWLCARRLEQGKFHWAKVHQGENVALNPEQLQALIQGLPWQRIGRQQVVTML from the coding sequence ATGATCCGTATCGATGAAATCTGGTTGTCTACTCAGCCCATGGATATGCGTGCAGGAATGGATACGGCCATGGCGCAGATTATGAAAGCCTTTGGCTCAATCAAACCGCATTGCGCCTACCTGTTCTGTAATAAACGTGGCCATCGTATGAAAGTGCTGGTACATGATGGACTGGGCATCTGGCTGTGTGCCAGGCGGCTGGAACAGGGAAAATTCCACTGGGCTAAAGTTCACCAGGGTGAAAACGTAGCTCTCAACCCGGAACAGTTACAGGCATTAATCCAGGGTTTGCCTTGGCAGCGCATTGGACGACAGCAGGTGGTCACGATGCTCTAA
- a CDS encoding xanthine phosphoribosyltransferase has product MHALEQKILSEGIVLSDQVLKVDAFLNHQIDPVLMQQIGKEFAARFKDAGITKIITIEASGIAPAVMAGLELGVPVIFARKYQSLTLKDDLYRSKVFSFTKQIESTIAISNKHINSSDKALVIDDFLANGQAALGLADLIHQANAEVVGIGIVIEKSFQPGRQLLLDKGYRVESLARVKSLENGTVEFVRD; this is encoded by the coding sequence GTGCACGCACTAGAACAGAAAATCTTAAGTGAAGGTATCGTTCTATCTGATCAAGTTCTGAAAGTTGATGCTTTCTTAAATCATCAAATCGACCCTGTATTAATGCAGCAAATTGGCAAAGAATTTGCTGCACGGTTTAAAGATGCAGGGATCACGAAAATTATCACCATTGAAGCTTCTGGTATTGCTCCAGCAGTCATGGCCGGTTTAGAACTTGGTGTGCCTGTGATCTTTGCACGTAAATATCAGTCTTTAACCTTAAAAGATGATTTATACCGTTCCAAAGTGTTCTCGTTCACTAAACAAATTGAAAGTACCATTGCCATTTCCAACAAGCACATCAACTCTAGCGATAAAGCTTTAGTGATTGATGACTTCCTGGCAAATGGTCAGGCTGCTTTAGGTCTTGCCGATTTAATTCATCAAGCAAATGCAGAAGTTGTGGGTATTGGCATTGTAATTGAAAAATCTTTCCAGCCAGGGCGCCAATTGTTACTTGATAAAGGTTACCGTGTTGAATCTTTGGCACGTGTTAAATCTTTAGAAAATGGTACTGTTGAATTTGTCCGTGACTAG
- a CDS encoding PhoH family protein, giving the protein MTAAIRRTVTFPGISMERLKGMLGAYNGHLKQIEQRLEVKISHRGDAFYIDGEIDAVERAESLLMRLHEETETSQQVSADTLHLMIQGSQTDRELQEDLSDNEHTGLDAVWLQTRKGRINPRGANQKRYVQRILQSDISFGIGPAGTGKTYLAVAAAVDMLERNEIQRILLVRPAVEAGEKLGFLPGDLSQKIDPYLRPLYDALYEMLGFEKVAKLIERQVIEVAPLAYMRGRTLNHSFVILDEAQNTTPEQMKMFLTRLGFGSRAVITGDITQVDLPRGQQSGLAHALRVLEPVTEIHITRFHSRDVVRHRLVQKIVEAYEGWDSKQHRLSAEARAERKARQEALIAENDAAADAQD; this is encoded by the coding sequence TTGACTGCAGCGATCCGACGTACAGTAACTTTTCCTGGTATTTCAATGGAACGTTTAAAAGGCATGCTGGGTGCTTATAACGGTCATTTGAAACAAATCGAACAGCGTTTAGAGGTCAAAATTTCCCATCGAGGTGATGCTTTTTACATCGATGGTGAGATTGATGCAGTAGAGAGAGCCGAAAGCCTCTTGATGCGTCTACATGAAGAAACTGAAACCAGCCAGCAAGTCAGCGCGGATACTTTGCATCTGATGATTCAGGGCAGTCAGACGGATCGTGAATTGCAGGAAGATCTTTCTGACAATGAACATACCGGTCTCGATGCCGTCTGGTTGCAAACCCGCAAAGGCCGGATTAATCCACGCGGCGCAAATCAAAAGCGTTATGTACAGCGTATTTTGCAAAGCGACATTTCCTTTGGTATAGGCCCTGCTGGTACCGGTAAAACCTATCTTGCCGTGGCTGCTGCGGTAGATATGCTGGAACGTAATGAAATCCAGCGCATCCTGCTGGTTCGTCCTGCGGTTGAAGCCGGGGAAAAACTCGGTTTCTTACCGGGGGATTTAAGCCAGAAAATCGATCCTTATTTGCGCCCGCTTTACGATGCCCTGTATGAAATGCTGGGCTTTGAAAAAGTCGCCAAACTGATTGAACGTCAGGTGATTGAAGTTGCGCCCCTCGCCTATATGCGTGGCCGTACCCTCAACCATTCTTTCGTGATTTTGGATGAAGCGCAAAACACGACGCCAGAACAGATGAAAATGTTCCTGACTCGTTTAGGCTTTGGTTCACGTGCGGTCATTACCGGCGACATCACTCAGGTCGATTTACCTCGCGGTCAGCAATCTGGTTTAGCCCATGCTTTACGTGTACTGGAACCTGTAACCGAAATTCATATCACCCGTTTCCATTCCCGTGACGTGGTTCGTCACCGGTTGGTACAGAAAATTGTCGAAGCCTATGAAGGATGGGACAGTAAACAACACCGTCTTAGTGCTGAAGCACGGGCAGAACGTAAAGCGCGTCAGGAAGCATTGATTGCTGAAAATGATGCTGCTGCCGATGCTCAGGACTAA
- a CDS encoding DUF3108 domain-containing protein, whose amino-acid sequence MAHLVLKTIALTSGLSTTLLFAGFSSQTFAMSPFQASYQFSYNGKNLGSATRTLSKSGNNWTYVFAAKAAGLASATETSYFGFNNGQIISHTFSRSSKVLIHNNTMSIKFNPTAKTINTKKDDTARSFAWKAGTLDELNAELQLREDLKSSGLRSSYAIVDAKEVESRRFVKQGMEKVKTSYGTFDTIKVVLKHSKPNRDTIFWLAPKLDYTPVKVTHQDGKTSYGLLLTGYKGPTS is encoded by the coding sequence ATGGCTCACCTTGTATTGAAAACAATTGCGTTGACATCTGGATTAAGCACTACTCTGTTGTTTGCTGGTTTCTCAAGCCAAACCTTCGCCATGAGTCCATTCCAGGCAAGTTATCAATTTAGCTATAATGGCAAAAATCTGGGTTCTGCTACCCGTACATTAAGCAAGTCGGGAAATAACTGGACTTATGTTTTTGCTGCAAAAGCTGCTGGCTTGGCTTCTGCAACAGAAACCAGTTATTTTGGCTTTAATAATGGCCAAATTATTTCCCATACTTTCAGCCGTAGCAGTAAAGTACTCATTCACAATAATACAATGAGTATCAAGTTTAATCCCACAGCTAAAACCATTAATACCAAGAAGGATGACACAGCACGTTCATTTGCCTGGAAAGCTGGTACGCTGGATGAACTGAATGCTGAATTACAACTGCGTGAAGACTTAAAATCATCCGGGCTGAGATCAAGTTATGCGATTGTCGATGCCAAAGAAGTGGAATCACGTCGTTTTGTCAAACAGGGTATGGAAAAGGTAAAAACGTCTTATGGCACTTTCGACACCATTAAAGTAGTGCTCAAGCACAGCAAGCCAAATCGCGATACCATTTTTTGGTTAGCACCTAAACTGGACTACACACCCGTGAAAGTAACCCATCAAGATGGCAAAACTTCCTATGGTTTATTGTTAACAGGTTATAAAGGCCCAACGAGTTAA
- a CDS encoding energy transducer TonB, giving the protein MLKKISFAPLMHAWWKDPIFTSAVIVAVALHLIILTLQFAMPQESDAAVKEIAVTLRPSDDKVEHADFLAQADQQGSGTFREAHRMSSDMPAAMTEQTTGEQQQETLERLQQKRELSFEEKVLMTTLSWKKEAEQNQRKKAMQELNSQFQAKAAMVASLEAQYLQRQQNFSRQQKIKTVDGIQAKQDISAAYLEKFREKVEFYGNRYYPDAAKVQRLAGEVRLMVILNKSGGIRAIRLIESSGHGLLDEAAKTSVRKAAPFGGFDKGMKDISELRIVRTWRFDPAEAEFEVH; this is encoded by the coding sequence ATGCTTAAGAAAATCAGTTTCGCACCTTTAATGCATGCATGGTGGAAAGATCCAATTTTCACAAGCGCAGTGATTGTAGCTGTTGCTTTGCATTTGATTATTTTGACTTTGCAGTTTGCCATGCCGCAAGAAAGTGATGCCGCAGTCAAAGAGATCGCCGTTACATTACGTCCGAGTGATGACAAGGTGGAACATGCGGATTTTTTGGCACAGGCAGATCAACAAGGTTCTGGAACTTTTCGTGAAGCACACCGTATGTCGAGCGATATGCCGGCAGCGATGACTGAGCAAACGACCGGTGAGCAGCAACAGGAAACTCTGGAGCGTTTACAACAGAAACGCGAACTCAGCTTTGAAGAAAAAGTGCTGATGACCACCTTAAGCTGGAAGAAAGAAGCAGAACAGAACCAGCGCAAAAAAGCCATGCAGGAGCTGAATAGCCAGTTTCAGGCCAAGGCCGCGATGGTGGCAAGTCTGGAAGCACAATATTTGCAACGTCAGCAAAACTTTAGCCGTCAGCAAAAAATTAAAACCGTAGATGGTATACAGGCCAAGCAGGATATTTCAGCCGCCTATTTGGAAAAATTCCGTGAAAAAGTTGAATTTTACGGTAACCGCTATTATCCCGATGCAGCCAAAGTGCAACGCCTCGCAGGAGAGGTTCGTTTAATGGTCATCTTAAATAAAAGTGGCGGAATTCGTGCCATTCGCCTGATTGAAAGTTCAGGTCATGGTTTACTGGATGAAGCGGCCAAAACTTCAGTACGTAAAGCTGCTCCATTCGGTGGTTTTGATAAAGGGATGAAAGATATTTCAGAACTTCGCATTGTGCGTACCTGGCGGTTTGACCCGGCTGAAGCTGAATTTGAGGTGCATTGA
- the ybeY gene encoding rRNA maturation RNase YbeY yields MKLNLSLQQDYQSPELVLKRAYIKKVIETTLRFINVDQDCEIGIACVDNDESHKLNLEYRQKDKPTNVLSFPSDVPEEVLAMLDALPIGDLVICIPVVLQEAIDQNKTPIEHFTHMLVHGTLHLMGYDHETSNEEAEEMEALEIEILAKLGFKNPYTEQQ; encoded by the coding sequence TTGAAACTTAACCTATCATTGCAACAAGACTACCAGTCACCTGAACTGGTATTAAAACGCGCTTATATTAAAAAAGTCATTGAAACTACACTTCGTTTTATCAATGTCGATCAGGACTGCGAAATCGGGATTGCCTGTGTAGACAATGACGAAAGCCATAAGCTGAATCTGGAGTATCGTCAAAAAGACAAGCCGACCAATGTGCTGTCTTTCCCGAGCGATGTGCCAGAAGAAGTGCTGGCAATGCTGGATGCCCTACCGATTGGTGACCTGGTGATTTGTATTCCTGTGGTTTTACAAGAGGCCATTGATCAGAATAAAACCCCAATTGAGCATTTTACTCATATGCTGGTGCACGGCACCTTACACTTGATGGGCTATGACCATGAAACCTCGAATGAAGAGGCAGAAGAAATGGAAGCATTGGAAATTGAGATTCTGGCGAAGTTAGGATTTAAAAATCCCTATACTGAACAGCAGTAG
- a CDS encoding CsgG/HfaB family protein — translation MLNFPLNRRKISSVTVLILLSQLMSGCTGMAVSNKKPVSLVQGPPITDIFTPFDMALSCLKGQLRSDVSFSVGAILDQTGKDVVTNGGSGKMVTQGAGDMVQSALFQAGVSLLNRRDPRIIESEAKWGIRDPRQIQASDYYVTGSINSLDFIPGGGVDMQIGGVGPNYSQTRIMVGLDLSLTDTRSSKVVANVSLQKQIAAQDYGLSAGRFAGHTLLNIQLGKGEREATNFALRQMLNLGTFELLSQVIPPATFESCRAQIPPEFGQLSLTRSSVALYKYKQSQQQSTANLPSTVLESSSYKTSSPNEKNKSTNSPNKDTQPPKKKESELIENPEGESEPSKQDLIKYISMKKPSSFFKKMNEEKDNEKTSMLWDVNPEVV, via the coding sequence ATGCTGAATTTTCCGTTAAATAGAAGAAAAATATCTTCTGTGACTGTGTTGATCCTTTTAAGCCAGCTGATGAGCGGGTGCACGGGTATGGCGGTCTCAAACAAGAAACCGGTCAGTCTGGTACAGGGTCCCCCAATTACCGATATTTTCACCCCCTTTGATATGGCTTTATCCTGCCTGAAAGGGCAACTGCGCAGTGATGTCAGCTTTTCCGTTGGAGCGATTCTGGACCAGACCGGCAAAGATGTAGTGACCAATGGCGGTAGTGGCAAAATGGTGACCCAAGGCGCGGGAGATATGGTGCAGTCCGCCCTGTTTCAGGCTGGGGTCAGTTTATTGAACCGGCGTGATCCGAGGATTATCGAAAGCGAAGCCAAGTGGGGCATTCGCGACCCACGGCAAATCCAGGCATCCGATTATTATGTCACTGGCAGCATCAACAGTCTGGATTTTATTCCAGGGGGCGGTGTGGATATGCAGATTGGTGGAGTCGGGCCGAATTATAGTCAAACCCGCATTATGGTCGGGCTGGATTTATCCCTGACTGATACCCGTAGCAGTAAAGTAGTGGCTAATGTTTCGCTGCAAAAACAGATTGCTGCGCAGGATTATGGTCTGAGTGCAGGCAGGTTTGCCGGACATACTTTATTGAATATTCAGCTTGGCAAAGGGGAACGAGAAGCAACTAATTTTGCTTTACGCCAAATGCTGAATCTAGGCACTTTTGAATTGCTCAGTCAGGTGATTCCGCCTGCAACCTTTGAAAGTTGCCGCGCGCAAATACCACCTGAATTTGGCCAATTGAGTTTAACCCGAAGTTCGGTTGCGCTGTATAAGTATAAGCAGAGTCAGCAGCAAAGTACCGCAAACTTACCGAGTACTGTTCTGGAATCATCCTCATATAAAACAAGTTCACCGAATGAGAAAAATAAATCGACCAACTCACCCAACAAGGATACACAGCCACCCAAGAAAAAAGAGTCTGAGTTGATTGAAAATCCTGAAGGTGAGTCTGAACCGAGCAAACAGGATTTGATTAAATATATCAGTATGAAAAAGCCTTCATCTTTTTTTAAAAAAATGAATGAAGAAAAAGACAATGAAAAGACTTCGATGCTGTGGGATGTTAATCCGGAAGTGGTCTAA
- a CDS encoding ribonuclease I: protein MIFSGRTSVLLRWVLFAVSSAGLGLFAPQTFAAPLQGYVMVVQMTPAVCMFDAQKSKQRKCLEGYSLNISGLYPETSETECRTTSSAALSPLQAKVVARVMPDENARMQLWRGIGGCVQMNSSQYFRTIINYAERLKIPKELTSPETRAMHQTNLRLQFLRLNPSLPANAIRFSCSTFQGNAILTEVKLCYKNNGQYKRCSAEVENTCPNLFTIKTRISTF from the coding sequence ATGATATTTTCTGGGCGAACTTCAGTTTTACTAAGATGGGTGCTGTTCGCGGTGAGCAGTGCTGGACTAGGGCTGTTTGCACCTCAAACTTTTGCAGCCCCTTTGCAGGGTTATGTCATGGTGGTACAAATGACCCCTGCGGTATGCATGTTTGATGCCCAAAAATCAAAACAGCGAAAATGTCTGGAAGGCTATTCGCTGAATATTTCCGGTTTGTATCCGGAAACTTCGGAAACCGAGTGCAGGACCACATCCTCTGCGGCTTTATCTCCCTTGCAGGCGAAAGTCGTGGCACGAGTCATGCCCGATGAAAATGCCCGCATGCAACTTTGGCGGGGCATTGGCGGATGTGTACAGATGAACTCAAGTCAATATTTCCGTACCATCATTAATTATGCTGAACGTCTCAAAATTCCGAAGGAATTAACCAGTCCTGAAACGCGAGCCATGCATCAGACCAATCTTCGGCTGCAGTTTCTGCGTTTGAATCCAAGTTTACCTGCCAATGCCATTAGATTTAGCTGTTCGACTTTCCAGGGAAATGCCATTCTGACCGAAGTGAAACTTTGCTACAAAAATAATGGACAGTACAAGCGCTGTTCCGCAGAAGTAGAAAATACCTGTCCAAATTTATTTACCATAAAAACGCGAATCTCAACTTTTTAA
- the miaB gene encoding tRNA (N6-isopentenyl adenosine(37)-C2)-methylthiotransferase MiaB, which yields MTVQTFIPNSAQAASENTVTQPQHTPADGSVKKLYIETQGCQMNEYDSHRMADLLGDSHGYVLTTDPNDADILLMNTCSIREKAQEKVFSELGRWRKLKEKNPDLVIGVGGCVASQEGDNIQKRAPYVDMVFGPQTLHRLPQMLDQHSEQIEKPKKEKIKLVDISFPDIEKFDFLPEPRVEGYKAFVSIMEGCSKYCSFCVVPYTRGEEVSRPLDDVLAEIAGLAEKGVREISLLGQNVNGYRGETFEGNICTFADLLRLVAEIPGIGRLRYTTSHPLEFNDDLIQCYRDLPQMVSHLHLPVQSGSNDVLKAMKRNHTIDVYIEKIKKLRTVRPDMHLSSDFIIGFPGETDENFEETYQFIQDLDFDHSYSFIYSKRPGTPASELEDNTPEDVKKERLAKVQQWIKRSSIDKTDAMLGTIQRVLIEKVSDKDPNLLIGTADNTRLVSFIGDPAWVGRFAEIEITEIKTLNFVYGELLNLEPDVA from the coding sequence ATGACGGTTCAAACCTTCATTCCAAATAGTGCCCAAGCTGCTTCAGAAAACACTGTTACCCAGCCACAGCACACCCCAGCCGACGGTTCAGTGAAAAAACTGTATATCGAAACGCAAGGGTGTCAGATGAATGAGTATGACAGTCATCGTATGGCAGATCTTTTAGGCGACTCGCACGGTTATGTATTGACCACTGACCCAAATGATGCCGATATTCTGCTGATGAATACCTGTTCCATTCGTGAAAAGGCCCAGGAAAAAGTGTTTTCCGAACTGGGTCGCTGGCGCAAGCTGAAAGAAAAAAATCCTGACTTAGTGATTGGGGTCGGCGGTTGTGTAGCTTCTCAGGAAGGTGACAATATTCAGAAACGTGCGCCATATGTCGATATGGTTTTTGGTCCACAAACCTTACACCGTTTACCGCAAATGCTGGATCAGCATTCTGAACAAATTGAAAAACCGAAGAAAGAAAAAATCAAGCTGGTGGATATTTCTTTCCCGGATATCGAAAAATTCGACTTTTTACCTGAACCGCGTGTTGAAGGCTATAAAGCCTTTGTTTCGATTATGGAAGGCTGTTCCAAATACTGTTCTTTCTGCGTAGTCCCTTATACCCGCGGTGAAGAGGTATCGCGTCCTTTAGATGACGTACTGGCGGAAATTGCCGGTCTGGCGGAAAAAGGGGTTCGTGAAATCAGCCTATTAGGTCAGAACGTGAATGGTTATCGCGGCGAAACTTTTGAAGGCAATATCTGCACCTTTGCCGACTTGCTGCGTCTCGTTGCCGAAATTCCGGGCATTGGCCGTTTACGTTATACCACTTCACATCCGCTTGAATTCAATGATGACCTGATTCAGTGCTACCGTGACTTGCCACAAATGGTTTCGCACCTGCACTTGCCGGTACAAAGCGGTTCCAACGATGTGCTGAAAGCGATGAAACGTAACCACACCATCGATGTCTATATCGAAAAAATTAAAAAGCTACGTACCGTCCGTCCGGATATGCATTTATCTTCAGACTTTATTATTGGTTTCCCGGGTGAAACCGATGAGAACTTTGAAGAAACTTATCAATTCATCCAGGATTTGGACTTTGACCATTCTTACAGCTTCATTTATTCAAAACGTCCAGGTACACCCGCTTCAGAACTTGAAGACAATACCCCTGAAGATGTCAAAAAAGAACGGCTGGCCAAAGTTCAGCAATGGATTAAACGCTCAAGCATTGATAAAACTGATGCCATGCTCGGCACCATCCAGCGTGTGCTGATTGAAAAGGTTTCTGACAAAGATCCGAACCTGTTGATTGGTACAGCGGACAATACCCGTCTGGTCTCTTTCATTGGTGATCCGGCCTGGGTTGGGCGTTTTGCAGAGATTGAAATTACCGAAATTAAAACTTTAAATTTTGTTTACGGTGAGCTCTTGAATCTTGAGCCTGACGTGGCGTAA
- the tnpA gene encoding IS66-like element accessory protein TnpA: MTTNNQTSIAPLAKKRRTYSAEFKQQIVQACKAPDVSIASVALQHGLNTNLVSKWIRLIDAKPGSDRSPLPNKPAFIALSCSAPLDPTPTDMLKVQITLPHSKAEIGLKWQVSEIPALAELLKVLAT; this comes from the coding sequence ATGACTACAAATAATCAGACATCCATCGCACCTCTTGCGAAAAAACGAAGAACATACAGTGCTGAATTTAAACAGCAGATCGTTCAGGCTTGTAAAGCACCGGACGTTTCAATTGCTTCAGTCGCTTTGCAACATGGATTGAATACAAATCTTGTATCCAAATGGATTCGCTTAATTGATGCTAAGCCAGGGAGTGATCGCTCACCACTACCGAATAAACCTGCATTTATTGCCTTATCTTGCTCTGCACCATTAGATCCTACTCCTACTGACATGTTAAAAGTTCAAATTACTTTACCCCACTCAAAAGCAGAAATTGGCTTGAAATGGCAAGTATCAGAAATACCTGCCTTGGCAGAATTACTCAAGGTGCTGGCAACATGA
- a CDS encoding lytic transglycosylase domain-containing protein, whose amino-acid sequence MTEGGHMFNRVINKNYYKVLALALASTGFISISYAADEQFNDALRAANSANLDLLQQYQASMQNDVLGYYPEYWLLNSNLANQPASQIINFAQRYPQSAMAEKLAADYVEEKVKQADFATAQPILQYVTNPDQAESCAVAQVRAKSGDPLVFAEYKDVWLATNSQPESCTGLGRMMLSSPLMTEQDRQQRLWGQLRAGQSGLALATAQTLGLSLSLAQLNQIQANPLNYLWSVPKATSADQAYLIYALGRLADSDLNTAMASVKNAAEGTPLQVQKALYRTVGYIGGTTVMKNNFNREVLNYLDASYGLPFSAEEAEIYARQAIRFSAWESLIRAIDAMGVTQKQEDRWQYWLARASEQRGDAHSKRVAQEIFKKLAQGDDYHNLLARDKLGQSYNNIPNNVQPSNSDVQRLSQNIHFNRAFALRRVNAPDSYVNREWNWAVRQAYLKHDDGLLLAAAKRATDIGWYDRAIYAADRTESRHNYSYRYAMPHQSYVVSHSRNAGIDPAWAYGLMRQESRFVSQARSHVGAGGLMQIMPDTAKLVARQMGETYNPAALTDMNTNIRYGTFYLSMIQSQLSNNPVLATAGYNAGPNRARRWQPDAQQIAADQYTETIPLTETRDYVKHVMTNATHYGVLLGQGAQSIEKRMNIIPLRNNP is encoded by the coding sequence ATGACAGAAGGCGGGCATATGTTTAATCGGGTAATCAATAAAAATTATTATAAAGTGCTTGCTTTGGCTTTGGCATCTACCGGTTTTATTTCGATTTCTTATGCGGCTGATGAACAGTTTAATGATGCTTTGCGTGCTGCCAATTCTGCAAATTTAGATTTATTACAACAATATCAGGCATCGATGCAGAACGATGTGCTGGGTTATTATCCGGAATACTGGTTATTGAATAGTAATTTGGCTAATCAGCCTGCCAGCCAAATTATCAATTTTGCTCAGCGTTATCCGCAATCAGCGATGGCGGAAAAACTGGCTGCTGATTATGTCGAAGAAAAAGTCAAGCAGGCAGATTTTGCGACTGCGCAGCCTATTTTGCAGTATGTGACTAATCCGGATCAGGCGGAAAGCTGTGCGGTTGCCCAAGTTCGTGCCAAATCGGGTGATCCCCTGGTTTTTGCTGAATATAAAGATGTCTGGCTTGCCACCAACTCACAACCTGAATCCTGTACCGGTTTGGGACGTATGATGCTGTCGAGTCCCCTAATGACCGAGCAGGACAGGCAGCAACGTTTATGGGGACAGCTTCGTGCAGGGCAGTCGGGCTTGGCCTTGGCTACTGCACAAACGCTGGGGCTGAGCCTATCACTTGCACAGCTCAATCAAATTCAGGCCAATCCTTTAAATTATTTATGGTCTGTGCCTAAAGCCACCAGTGCAGATCAGGCTTATTTGATTTATGCCCTGGGACGTCTGGCCGATAGCGACTTAAATACTGCAATGGCTTCCGTTAAAAATGCAGCAGAGGGGACACCGCTACAAGTACAAAAAGCGCTCTATCGTACTGTGGGCTATATTGGCGGAACCACGGTGATGAAAAACAATTTTAACCGTGAAGTACTGAATTATCTGGATGCCAGTTACGGTTTGCCCTTTAGTGCAGAAGAAGCGGAAATTTATGCTCGTCAAGCCATTCGTTTTAGTGCATGGGAAAGCCTGATTCGGGCCATTGATGCGATGGGCGTAACCCAAAAGCAGGAAGATCGTTGGCAGTACTGGTTGGCACGGGCTTCAGAGCAACGTGGCGATGCTCACTCTAAACGTGTGGCACAAGAAATTTTCAAAAAATTGGCACAGGGGGATGATTACCATAATCTGCTGGCCAGAGATAAGTTAGGGCAAAGTTACAATAATATTCCCAATAATGTTCAACCTTCAAATAGTGATGTGCAGCGTTTAAGCCAAAATATTCATTTCAACCGTGCTTTTGCTTTACGCCGTGTCAACGCACCGGATAGTTATGTGAATCGTGAATGGAACTGGGCAGTGCGTCAGGCCTATTTAAAACATGATGATGGCTTACTACTGGCAGCTGCAAAACGTGCGACGGATATAGGCTGGTATGACCGTGCCATTTACGCGGCTGACCGTACTGAATCCAGACACAATTATTCCTATCGTTATGCCATGCCACATCAAAGTTATGTGGTCAGCCATAGTCGAAATGCCGGAATCGATCCTGCATGGGCCTATGGTCTGATGCGTCAGGAAAGCCGTTTTGTTTCACAGGCACGTTCACATGTGGGTGCAGGAGGGTTGATGCAAATTATGCCGGATACGGCGAAACTGGTGGCCCGGCAAATGGGCGAAACTTATAATCCGGCAGCTTTAACCGACATGAATACCAATATTCGTTATGGCACTTTTTATTTGTCGATGATTCAGAGCCAGCTCAGCAATAATCCTGTGCTGGCAACGGCTGGCTATAATGCTGGTCCAAACCGTGCACGTCGTTGGCAACCGGATGCCCAGCAGATAGCCGCTGATCAATATACTGAAACCATTCCCTTAACCGAAACACGTGATTATGTAAAACATGTCATGACTAACGCCACCCATTATGGAGTATTGCTTGGACAAGGAGCGCAGTCGATTGAAAAACGGATGAATATAATTCCATTAAGAAATAATCCTTAA